In one window of Musa acuminata AAA Group cultivar baxijiao chromosome BXJ3-2, Cavendish_Baxijiao_AAA, whole genome shotgun sequence DNA:
- the LOC103975433 gene encoding protein IQ-DOMAIN 31 encodes MGKSPAKWIKSVLFGKKASRSHTSKAKDCSKAAVEKVHVAGKKPSLVAVTSPVISEPVLVNTNSSGRSSEIRTASTSNTGAVTFPLSQSLQNQVNVGPHVSSDATQVLEECAATKVQAAFRGFLSRRAFCALKGIIRLQALIRGHLVRRQAVATLHCTWGIVKFQALVRGQRARLSGIGLEVRTKYRRVKNVDSKKLDFSKVQLSSSRFLCQLLSALPVAKPLQMHYDPTEPNSVFSWLERWTSSYFWKPLPQPKKPLNVKSRVRCSSAVESESVRLKPNVHRNVPAKVDVMTEPERHKRHPRKMPSPPADSMVENPQSEIEKVKRSLRKVSSSTKEASEKPESENQKPACTPRKVTPSLSDIPQHSIEESSMKIKNEGVAPLDSNCEFDATINSVALDGPMNPEIVDSPAIKLHTSEDICNEELSSKDNQSSNEIQKSSKRRVSFPSKPEPLAENALQNAPKLPSYMATTESAKAKLRGQVSPRFGSDSLERNNITRRHSLPSSMNGKLSSQSPRTHKLIQASCKDGIRNDRSFSSSRDGSERAIQVEWRR; translated from the exons ATGGGGAAATCTCCTGCAAAGTGGATTAAATCGGTGCTTTTTGGGAAGAAGGCTTCTAGATCTCATACATCAAAAGCAAAGGATTGCTCA AAAGCTGCAGTTGAAAAAGTGCATGTTGCTGGGAAAAAACCATCTCTTGTTGCTGTGACTTCTCCAGTGATTTCTGAACCAGTTCTAGTAAACACCAATTCAAGTGGTCGATCATCAGAAATTAGGACAGCTTCGACTTCCAATACTGGAGCTGTCACGTTTCCTTTAAGTCAAAGTTTGCAGAACCAAGTAAATGTTGGACCTCATGTTTCAAGTGATGCAACCCAAGTCTTGGAAGAGTGTGCTGCTACAAAAGTTCAAGCTGCCTTCAGGGGTTTTCTG TCACGCAGGGCGTTTTGTGCACTGAAGGGCATCATAAGACTGCAGGCTCTAATTCGTGGGCACCTGGTGAGGCGACAAGCAGTTGCCACCCTCCATTGCACGTGGGGCATTGTTAAGTTTCAAGCTCTTGTTCGAGGTCAGCGAGCCAGGCTTTCAGGTATTGGCCTTGAAGTTAGAACGAAATATCGTCGAGTGAAGAATGTG GATAGCAAGAAGTTGGACTTTTCAAAAGTGCAGCTGTCTTCCAGCCGATTTTTGTGCCAG CTTCTTTCTGCACTGCCTGTTGCAAAACCATTGCAGATGCATTATGATCCAACGGAACCAAATTCAGTCTTCAGTTGGCTGGAACGCTGGACATCCTCATATTTCTGGAAGCCACTTCCTCAACCAAAAAAGCCCTTAAATGTGAAATCTCGGGTGAGGTGCAGTAGTGCTGTGGAAAGTGAATCGGTCAGACTAAAACCAAATGTTCATAGGAATGTGCCTGCAAAGGTTGATGTCATGACCGAACCAGAGAGGCATAAACGCCACCCAAGGAAAATGCCTAGCCCTCCTGCTGATTCTATGGTGGAAAACCCACAATCTGAAATTGAAAAGGTCAAGCGCAGTCTGAGAAAGGTATCTAGTTCTACCAAAGAGGCTTCCGAAAAGCCAGAGTCTGAAAATCAGAAACCAGCTTGCACTCCGAGGAAGGTGACACCCTCATTATCTGATATACCACAACACAGTATTGAGGAATCTTcaatgaaaattaaaaatgaaggTGTGGCACCTCTCGACAGTAATTGTGAATTCGATGCTACCATAAATTCGGTAGCTTTGGATGGGCCTATGAATCCAGAAATTGTCGACAGTCCTGCAATCAAATTGCATACATCAGAAGATATCTGCAATGAAGAGCTAAGCTCGAAAGATAATCAGAGTAGCAATGAAATCCAGAAGAGTAGCAAGAGGAGGGTCTCTTTCCCATCAAAGCCAGAACCTTTAGCAGAGAATGCCTTGCAGAATGCTCCCAAGTTGCCAAGCTACATGGCAACCACTGAATCAGCTAAGGCAAAGCTAAGAGGACAAGTTTCACCGAGGTTTGGATCTGATTCATTGGAAAGAAATAATATCACTCGTCGTCATTCTCTGCCTTCTTCCATGAATGGTAAGTTAAGCTCACAATCACCACGCACACATAAGTTGATCCAAGCAAGCTGCAAGGATGGGATTCGAAATGACAGATCcttctcatcatcaagagatggtAGTG
- the LOC103975432 gene encoding uncharacterized protein LOC103975432, producing MQAVGDQSARPAPAVMGSSKLRYALRSAARSKDGKPSVPEPTVSSAPKRGRSSPAVSRSVNVLDLSGKDKSAKPSRRLSIPTKPAHPPTIKSMTPISEARARISNIQGKSDTPRSDISKSMTKRKFNVLSSVSYWLTQIKLSESASWHSISLGFFKLALESGCEPSSRVREELKSYIQRHNLLTEQKEYVKDLLQNYNIVEDLDKLNISESCSKLPEEVTQKSDKDRSKTRSMKPKSLNSENLAVVANSNNKDIIQRRQPTYKNRGLYSKDAVNCVPMKDTNNINTRKNSQKPRTKPVNENTEVESSQNPTETGNNANSSPVGETLHENKENTDVIIEETSCAEEIQVN from the exons ATGCAAGCCGTCGGCGATCAATCCGCCCGCCCGG CCCCCGCGGTCATGGGATCATCGAAGTTGCGATACGCGCTGCGATCCGCCGCAAGGTCCAAGGACGGGAAGCCGTCGGTCCCCGAACCTACTGTCTCATCGGCTCCAAAGAG AGGAAGGTCATCTCCTGCAGTAAGCAGGAGTGTAAATGTTCTCGACTTATCAGGAAAGGACAAATCTGCAAAACCTTCACGAAGGCTCTCGATTCCAACCAAACCTGCTCATCCCCCTACTATCAAAAGCATGACTCCGATCTCAGAGGCTAGAGCAAGAATATCAAATATTCAGGGGAAGAGTGATACTCCACGGTCAGATATATCAAAGTCCATGACCAAGCGGAAATTCAATGTCCTATCATCTGTTTCTTACTGGTTAACACAGATCAAGCTGTCAGAGTCAGCTTCATGGCATTCAATTTCACTTGGTTTTTTCAAGCTTGCACTGGAATCAGGTTGTGAG CCTTCCAGTCGAGTGCGAGAAGAGCTTAAATCATACATACAAAGGCATAACCTTCTGACTGAGCAAAAGGAGTATGTCAAAGACTTGCTTCAGAACTACAATATAGTTGAGGATTTGGACAAGTTAAATATTTCGGAGAGCTGCTCGAAGTTACCTGAGGAGGTGACTCAGAAGTCGGACAAGGACAGAAGCAAAACTCGAAGTATGAAACCCAAGTCATTAAACTCAGAAAATCTTGCTGTTGTTGCAAACTCAAACAATAAGGACATTATTCAAAGGAGACAACCTACATATAAAAACCGAGGCTTGTATTCCAAAGACGCAGTAAATTGTGTGCCTATGAAAGATACTAACAATATTAATACTCGGAAGAATTCTCAGAAACCCAGGACAAAACCTGTCAACGAAAATACAGAAGTTGAGAGTTCACAAAATCCTACTGAAACAG GTAATAACGCTAACTCATCACCTGTGGGGGAGACATTGCATGAAAACAAGGAGAATACG GATGTCATAATTGAGGAAACCAGCTGTGCTGAAGAAATTCAAGTGAATTAA